One genomic segment of Paenibacillus sp. FSL H8-0332 includes these proteins:
- a CDS encoding helix-turn-helix domain-containing protein, translating to MKQYHLGIEATLEIIGGKWKSLIICILMSGTKRTSELQRSIPGISQKVLIQQLRELERDGIIGRVVYSQMPPKVEYYITEYGITANEIIDLMCSWGRTNIAIRQQRGEEVMLLDKDPE from the coding sequence ATGAAGCAATATCATTTAGGGATCGAGGCGACGCTTGAGATTATCGGCGGGAAGTGGAAGTCGCTGATCATATGTATACTGATGTCGGGAACGAAGAGGACCAGTGAACTGCAGCGCAGTATTCCGGGCATCTCGCAAAAGGTTCTGATTCAGCAGCTTCGTGAGCTGGAACGTGACGGGATCATCGGCAGAGTGGTCTATAGCCAAATGCCGCCCAAAGTGGAATATTACATCACCGAGTACGGGATCACAGCCAATGAGATTATTGACCTGATGTGCTCCTGGGGCAGAACCAATATTGCGATCCGGCAGCAACGGGGCGAGGAAGTCATGCTGCTTGATAAGGACCCCGAATAG
- a CDS encoding MarR family transcriptional regulator yields METRDAISLISKIREKVNRFIVQEMAKQGVDGIATSHGDILYALLSKHRLTMAEISAHIHKDKSTVTALVDKLVRLGLVKKERDQEDTRYVYVTLTGKGKELEPVFESVSSAMLKQFYRDITEEEQTILLAILMKINHNF; encoded by the coding sequence ATGGAAACTAGAGATGCTATTTCACTTATATCCAAGATCCGCGAGAAGGTCAACCGGTTCATCGTACAAGAGATGGCGAAGCAGGGAGTAGACGGCATTGCCACCTCACACGGGGATATTCTTTATGCGCTGCTGTCTAAGCACAGACTCACTATGGCCGAGATCTCGGCACATATTCATAAGGACAAATCTACGGTTACAGCACTTGTGGATAAGCTGGTCCGGCTGGGACTGGTTAAGAAGGAGAGGGATCAGGAGGACACCCGGTACGTATACGTCACTCTAACCGGGAAGGGGAAGGAGCTGGAGCCTGTATTTGAATCGGTCTCTTCTGCCATGCTGAAGCAGTTCTACCGCGATATCACGGAAGAGGAGCAGACAATTTTGCTGGCGATTTTAATGAAAATCAATCATAATTTCTAA